A single genomic interval of Oryza sativa Japonica Group chromosome 7, ASM3414082v1 harbors:
- the LOC107278066 gene encoding chalcone synthase 1 has product ITPAPLAASAAAAAAATTVTTQDIRRAQRADGPATVLAIATANPETRRSQDEYADFYFRVTKSEHLPQLKEKLERICKKSGIENRYTYVNDEVMKAHPEFSDRKLPSLDARVEIASNAVPELAAAAASMAIAEWGRPATDITHLIFSTYSDLKAPSSDRRLASLLGLRHTVCRTILSLHGCYGGCRALQLAKELAENNRGARVLVACSEISLIAFYGPEEGYTDTDTLVAHALFGDGSGAVIVGADPVDAVERPLFEMAFASQTTVPDSEGAITVQHKKGGMEYHIARGLPEMLAGNIKRCLADAFGAIGVAARWKDLFWAVHPGGRRILDLIEEALGLDNGAMAASRQVLREYGNMSGTTVIFVLNELRRRFAADGAEGADWGALMAFGPGITAETILLRVASGLKGN; this is encoded by the exons GCAGCGGCGGCCACCACCGTCACCACTCAAGATATCCGGCGAGCACAGCGCGCCGATGGCCCGGCCACCGTGCTCGCCATCGCCACGGCTAACCCGGAGACTCGCAGATCGCAGGATGAATATGCCGACTTCTACTTCCGCGTCACCAAGAGCGAGCATCTCCCTCAGCTCAAGGAGAAGCTCGAGAGGATCT GTAAGAAATCCGGCATCGAAAATCGGTACACGTACGTGAACGACGAGGTCATGAAGGCCCATCCAGAGTTCTCCGATCGCAAGCTTCCATCCCTCGATGCGAGGGTAGAGATCGCTTCCAACGCCGtgccggagctcgccgcggccgccgcgtcgaTGGCCATCGCAGAATGGGGGCGCCCGGCCACCGACATCACCCACCTCATTTTCAGCACATACTCTGACTTGAAGGCCCCGAGCAGCGACCGCCGGCTGGCGTCGCTCCTCGGGCTCCGCCATACCGTCTGCCGCACCATCCTTAGCCTCCACGGCTGCTACGGCGGCTGCAGGGCACTCCAGCTCGCCAAGGAACTCGCCGAGAACAACCGCGGTGCGCGCGTCCTCGTCGCCTGCTCCGAGATCAGCCTCATCGCGTTCTACGGCCCGGAGGAGGGCTACACAGACACAGACACCTTGGTTGCCCATGCGCTGTTCGGCGACGGCTCGGGCGCCGTCATCGTCGGCGCCGACCCGGTCGACGCCGTGGAGCGCCCGCTGTTCGAGATGGCATTCGCGTCGCAGACCACCGTCCCCGACAGCGAGGGCGCCATCACAGTCCAGCACAAGAAGGGCGGTATGGAGTACCACATCGCCAGAGGCTTGCCGGAGATGCTCGCCGGCAACATCAAGCGGTGCCTGGCCGACGCGTTCGGCGCCATCGGCGTCGCCGCCAGGTGGAAGGACCTCTTCTGGGCCGTCCACCCTGGCGGCCGCAGGATCCTGGACCTCATCGAGGAGGCGCTCGGGCTGGACAACGGCGCCATGGCGGCGAGCCGGCAGGTGCTGCGCGAGTACGGCAACATGAGCGGCACCACGGTGATCTTCGTGCTCAACGAGCTGCGCCgccggttcgccgccgacggcgccgaggGCGCCGACTGGGGCGCGTTGATGGCGTTCGGGCCGGGGATCACCGCCGAGACGATCTTGCTCCGCGTCGCAAGTGGCCTCAagggaaattaa
- the LOC4343312 gene encoding GTPase activating protein 1 has translation MAAAAAHKEEVIGKLNVRVVRGSNLIIADPLTHTSDPYVVLSYGPQKVKTSVQKKNSNPVWNEVLQLAVTNPTKPVKLEVFDEDKFTADDSMGVAEFNVTDIYDAAKLDLKHVSDGARIKTIYPVGVNYLGAESHVSWKNGKVVQDITLKLSKVDSGLIVLQLEWVHVPGVTL, from the exons atggcggcggcggcggcgcacaagGAGGAGGTGATCGGGAAGCTCAACGTCCGCGTGGTGCGGGGCTCCAACCTCATCATCGCCGACCCGCTCACCCACACCAGCGACCCCTACGTCGTCCTCTCCTACGGCCCACAG AAAGTGAAGACCAGTGTCCAGAAGAAGAATTCCAATCCTGTCTGGAATGAAGTACTGCAGCTCGCAGTCACAAATCCTACAAAGCCAGTAAAACTT GAAGTTTTCGATGAGGATAAATTCACAGCAGATGACAGCATGGGCGTAGCTGAGTTCAACGTGACTGACATCTACGATGCTGCTAAGCTGGATCTAAAGCATGTCTCTGACGGGGCCAGGATCAAGACGATCTACCCAGTTGGTGTGAACTATCTTGGCGCAGAGAGCCACGTTTCATGGAAAAATGGCAAGGTCGTCCAAGACATCACTCTGAAGCTGAGCAAGGTTGACAGTGGCCTGATCGTGCTGCAGCTGGAGTGGGTTCACGTCCCAGGTGTTACCCTCTGA